In Mauremys reevesii isolate NIE-2019 linkage group 13, ASM1616193v1, whole genome shotgun sequence, the sequence tctgcaggtggctCCAGAGCCTGTGGGGAGCAGCGGCCATCTTCCCAAGGGGCCGAGCCACCTCTCCGTCCCCTCTCgtggggaagcagctcccatccaggccagaaggtggaagtgcccagccttctggaGAACAAAACCAGCTCCCGGCGCAGGCGCCGAGCTGGGAGAGACCCCAACCAAGCCcagatggagctggctcaggataCGGTTTCGCAGACAGGACCCAGGCCAGGAGGGGTTccgggcagggaggctctggggcttgTTATGTGGGCAtcagcagccccagcagcccagccctcattcccagcagggggcatcgcCCTGTCCGGTCACTGAGGATCTTCCAACCCCCTCAGGCCAGGAGGTAGAAGATCCCAGTCCGAGCACCAGCAGCTCAGCACgggacagcagcagtgcctgggACTGTAGCAGCAGTGACGCCGATggacgctgctgctttgttccagaTGAGGAGCCAGattgggctcagggaggggtgaggacggggatgtgaacaccctgggcccagacacTCTCCAAATGATATGGTGGGGGGGGTCCCCAGCCCAGTTGTTTGGCCTGAGCcacgtgaaccccactgacaccagcagcagtcacacagctgcccctgcagcaagaagaactgggggtgggggcatcaagATCTGTTGCCACTTTGTCCCttgatgctctggggctgggggagtcggCACCTCCCACGAAGTCCTGGacagtggggggcggggagactcTCTGCTATGAGCTTCTGAAGCTGTTAGGGGCTGAAGGCAGCcctgagagggaggtgtggggcccaatctgccctgggtgcctgaggtgggaagggggtcttTAATCCTGCTCTCCCCACCATGCCCCTGTCCTTCCCCAAGTGGCAACAGACATCACcctgttcccttctctccctggTGCAGGGAACCCCAgggattcagaggaggaggaatgaTGAAACTGCTCTCAATGTCATCAGAGAGCATCTCCAGCACAGAGAAAAGGTATAaatgttccccacctgggctggaaccaagattatcctgtcccttcccagcatccccaccccctgccgaggGTCTTGTCCTGATGATCCACCACTCCTAATGGGGCCCCAAGATGTGGGTGTTTGTCCCACAACAGCCGAGGTCTCCTCCCCGTacaggcactgtcccagttcccAATCCTGCTTGTGTAGGAATCGTGGGGGATTTGTACACTACGTTGGTCCCCACAATCTCCCattgaggcctgagccctggagctggtgtgggtggggcaggaaggTCCCTATCTAACAGGTTCACTCTCACTATCCCCCACTCCTGGTGGGTACAGGAtgaggggcagcagctcaggttccCGCAGGCCATCTACCCCGCATGTCTTGCTGcacaggacagagggcaggacacCCTGGAGCCTCACTGCTGCAAGGcggctgtggtggagaggattgtggtgagtgaCACACGTCATCCggcagctggagggaggagagagacatgggatTGCCAGGGGTATCAGCAGGCTAATGGGTCGTGGCTGGGTGGTGTTggagggcagggattgctggggctgaaggctggggagaagagaagggagaaattgtgagattgggcagtgggggaattgtggggctggagggcagttGTGACTGGGGGACAAGGAATCACATGGTCCCATCATGGTAGTCGGGATGGTGCTGAATAGGGGCAGTTttgagggaggaggaaagaaggggattgggactgagctgggcaggaatcctGGAAGGGGGACAAGTTTGAtgggcaggaagaaatgggaggagcaggaggtagtgggggatcctgctggccatgtggggcactggctgtgtaatCTCCTCATTGGGAGGTGTCAGTACGGCCCGAATCTCTCatgctcctttgtctccttcgcgtctcacaggagctcattgaggagcttccTAAAGACTCTCCACCCAGTGCCATCCTCGCCAACTCCTTGGTTGCAgtgggcaacctcaggtaccgagacagccccctccccaccccgctggctcccctaaccccagtgcggctcaggcccaaggctgggagtcactgtccctcccactcccaggtcgGTCACTtcccaggagtggctcctctggcagagaTAGTGGGGTGGGAAGGTTCAGTCTCTCCTGGCTGGGCTCTTCTTTTCACTCCACTAACATTccaggggccttggggaggggctcactcccgggctcagatacagaaggggcagcagggtccagggaacAGGCGCTATTCctgtcctgccactgtctgtctgtgatgCCTCGGCCTAGTCATTccctagctcagtgcctcagtttccattctggCCGGCCTGTGCCTATATCCCTGTGGTTTTGTGTCCGTGTTGGACCCTGAAAGCCTCCTGGGGAATGAACGACCTTGGCTATAGCAGCTCCCTTAtcctccctttggggcaccagaCGCTGAGGCCTGCTTCACCTCTTGCCCTTTATTCTTCCTTTGGCCCTTCTATGGGCTCTCAGAGGGTAACATGAATAggaacctcctccccacctgtctgCTAGGCCCTGGGGTGTGTGACAGCCTCCCAGATGGGGGCACTCAGAAGCTGGGCCacctcagggagcagtggggacaggtcaCCTTGCCCTATGAAACCAAGCAGCACTAGTTCTCAAAGAGGCTGAGAGGGCAGACCCCGCTCCCTCATGGAGGTAAGAGCCATTGACTTCTTTGGGAAgatggcagtggtgagctggagccggttctaaaaaagcttttacatttaacaaaagctcgggcagctgtccatcccggctctggccccagctcacatccccctcctccctgaatgctccgccctccttctcctccctctccccttcttcccgcgaatcagatgtttgctggaagcctgaaacaagcagcaggcaggtaagctggggctggggggcgcgaggagggctccagggatgCACGGCGCGGCCCTGTCTGGCTCTGGctgagcggctccccctggccctggcctggcttcggccgagcgccccagcctggtcccagccaagcacccccggctctggGCCCAGTGGCTCCGGCCCGGCTCGGGACCCGCGTCCCTGGTGCCAGTTCCTCGGTGCCGTGGGTGGGGCACCTGGGGAGGGAGAAAACAACGGGTGGCCCAGGGGTTCTTCTGGCCAGACATCCATAGGGAGGTACAGGACTACTGCGCCTCCTGCCCTGAATGTCAGAGGACGGGCCCAAAAAGCGTACCAAAGGCTCCCCTTGTGCCCTTGACGGTGATTGGGACACCCTTTGAATGGATAGGTTTGTACTTAGTGGGGCGTTTGGAGAACAGTAGCTCCGGCCACAAGTATATCCTGGTCATGGTTGACTATGCAACATGGTATCCAGAGGCGGTACCACTACGGTCTgccatggctccagttatcgccaATTAACTCTTGCAGATCGTCACACGGGTCGGCTTGCTGCAGGAGATGCTGACGGACAACATCGTCTATAGTGCCAACTGGAAGGAACACCTCCAGCATCTCGCGGAGGTGCTGCGGGCGCTGGGCAAAGCAGGGGTCACCGCAAATCCAgcgaaatgtcacctgggccagaaagAAGTGACCTACCTGGGCTATATGGTGGGCCAAGGGAAAATATGCCGTTTGGTAGATAAGTTGGAAGCCTTGAGGAACTATCCAATGCCCACGACCAAGAGGCAAGTACGAAAGTTCTTAGGGTTGGCCGGATATTATCGCCGGTTTGTGCCGGACTTTGCCACGCTCACCGCCCCCCTGACAGATTGGATGTGAAGCGCCCAGCCACGGAAGGTCCAGTGGACGGAGGCCTGCGAGAAGGCCTTTGGCACCCTGCGAGAATGGCTGACACGGGATCCAACCCGACTTCACAAGGCCCTTTATCCTCCAGACGGAGGCCACGGAGGTAGGGTTGGGGGCTGTACTGTCGCAAGACGTGGGGGGAGAAGAACACCCCATTTTGTACCTGAGCCACAAGCTATTCCCCCAAGAGACCCAGTATTCCACCATAGAGCAGAAGGCCCTGGGAGTGAAATGGGCAGACAAAGTGCTGAGGTACTATCTAATAGGGAACCCCTTCTCCTTGGTAACAGACCACGCACCCCTCAGGTGGATTAACTTCACGAAGGACTCAAACAAATGGCTCATGCGGTGGTACATGTCCCTCCAACCCCGTTCCTTCCTAGTATTACACCGGCCGGGAGCAGCTCATGTGAATGCAGATTTCTTTTCCCGAGTCGGggcggggtgggaaggggaggagatgaCTAAGGGTCAGCCGGCCCAGGCGGCTGTCTTAAGTGGAAGAGAGGGTGTAACAGGGCAGAGCGGCCCCGCACTGGTATATctggggttaacccttccttcctggcagaggaagccccgccccgGATGTTCTGCTGGGTATACTGcaactggagctcagatataaaagcctgcagatcaGCTTAGTCTGGGCTGAGGGCCGGAGGGGAAGGACGCATGCTTctagctcctgcagagagagggccTGTGAGCCAGGATCCCGGCATCAGCCCTGCAGAGGCACCACCGAAGACCCTGACGGAGGACGACCCAGGGGAGGAACAGACCAGAGGACCCCTCGCCGTagaagcactgccattcccaggggaaaAGTAGAGATAAACAGCCTTAAAGCTGTATTACCGGTCGGCGTGTTGCGGGAGGATCCCCGCCGAGCAAGCGGAAAGTAGAGCTTGCcgctaccagggccctgggttggggcttgGTGGAGAGGGTGgtcccgagtccccctaccctcTCACCCTGAACCGTGAAGGATTacatggactctggccattaggccgtGCTACCCTGCCTGCAAAGGGGGATTAAATGGActttggctgcaggggagggggagagggtgagcaggggaggggctctggcttcTGGAGGCCCGGATGTGAGCGGCTCAATCCGGCCTGACCACCATGTAAGCTGAGTCGCACTCTGCattgggcagggccacccagaggattcagggggcccggggtcttcgttGGTGGGtgccagggtggaaggaccccctgctgcggGTCTTCAGGGAACTTTGGCgctgggtcctggagcggaaggacccccagccactgaattgccgctgaaggtcCGGAGCGGAAGaggctccgggggcccgggccccgcgagagttttctggggcccccagagcgagtgaaggaccctgctccaggggtccCAAATATCTCTAGTGGGAGCCCCTGCGAggcccagggcctgggacaaattgccccacttgcccccccctctcccccgccccccaggtggCCCTGGCATTGGGCGGGAAGTCCCGGACCTTTTTCAATTTTTACAAATTCCTCCCAGACggctatttaaaaaccaaaaagctggacatgtccgggaaaatcCGGATGCAGGGTAACCCTACCCTAGGGACTCCaggatctgcagctgctgctgccacctatATGGTGAATCCTCCAACTCATCACCAAACAGCTCttccacatgctgcaaactggccTCACTGTCTGACTATGTaggagaacagaaaccctttgttacagCAGGAGAGTCTTTCAATGCTGCACTCTTTGCATGGCTTTCAGAGGTCACTGTGAAACACGACTACCCTGCCCCTAGGAGTCTCTCAAGGAGCTGCCTGCGCATTCACTTGGCACCCACCAGtaatggtctctgacagtggcattgCAGAGGGAGCTTAGCAGACCGTCCCTTCTATGACTTCCTGAATTGATGCCAGGACTGATTCTAAGAGAAGAGCGGATTTCTCCTCTGTGCTAGGGAGATTCCCCTAGGAAAagcagctgtggtgggggaggaagcaATACAAGCACTACCTCTGAGCCCTTGAATAGCAGCAACTAGgactttgggagccaggggattggtgtgtcttgcagggagagcagagctggagagcagaaaagggcattggaggaattgtagaaaagtcagtgtcatggccaggtcatgggcagccagacctagtggtcagaggcagagtctcagaagacaggagtcgagagtcagctgggtcaggatactggaagagcagaagcaaaAGACCAAATTGTGTTCAGACCCTCAAATCAGATGAGTCCCAGCGAGTCACATGGTCCAGAAGACAGGGGAGCTCGGGTGTTCAGATAGCTTCTTGTTCCTGCTGTTGGTTTAAGGAGGCCCCGGGGGCCAATTAGCTtctctgggactctgccaataGGCTTCAGGGATGGAGCCTCAAACTGGGTCTGGACTTCGTAAGTCCTAGGTAATCAGTTTTTAGCAGGGTTCCAGGTGGCCtgctggagtgtggctgctcccatgaACCCTGCAGACCCGGGTTAATGACCCATGGGTCATGACAGTGAGTGATCTCTCCCCGCTCAAACCTCCTGCAGgaaacagtctccaggatcccAGACACATCCTctgagaagaaaaaaacaaagtcaTGATGACAACTAGGCTATGTAACAGGAGCCCCCTCTTTGTTGCAACAGCCCCAAGTGCCCAGAAGCGTGAACGGTTCTTACCTCCAGGAGATACATGGGATCTCCCGTCTAAGCCTCAATGATACCCAtgcagccagagtccatataatcccCCTCTTGcaggcggggtagcgcggcctaatggccagagtccatgtAATCCTTCATGGTTCAGGGTGAGGGGGTAAGGGGACTCGGTTTCCATTCTTGCCAGCCTGTGCCTATAGCCCTTTTTGTTTCATGTCCATGTTGGCGACAGTCCCACCCCCGTTCTGCGCAGTCTGAAaccagctcctctctcttgccagtACCATGAAACCAGCCCTTGAGCCTGACCTAGAGTCCCACCTCTTGCAAGCTGCCCTTGGCTCAGTCTTCACCCTGGACACGGAGATGGACGCCATCGACATCCAGgtacatcctcctcctcttccagagtGGTCCTTGTCTCTGCTCCCTGGATTAGCTGGAGCTCCAGACTTAAGGGTGGGGTAGGCAGACATGGAACAAGCTGCAGGGTTGGATCCTTCCCTCTAGAGGCTTacccccttctttctttctttgtttcttatGCTGTGTTTTGCCTAGCTTCCATCCATAGCAACTTGGCTGTTTCCTACTCTTCTGCCTACAAGGCCCTCTGCAGAGACCTACTAAGCTCATGGTTCAAAGATCCGGGTGTCATCCCATCTTGCCaattgcctgcagtgggatgTGATTGAGCGAGGCCAGGATATGTGTTTGGGGGtttcaccagtgcttcccagagacccctcttcccatcctgtggcaggtgtaggcccagtttccctaactctgacccatgctttgcaggctctgcacaaagtcatgccagagctcctggatgccgtgctggggaacctgctggcagagtccccagacCGAGACAGGCTCCACTACATCTTGGAGGTGAGTCCCATAAGGAAGGTTGGGAACCAATTATACCGTAACTCTTTGGGGGACTGGTAAGCTGAGACTGTCAGATCCATTTTCTATTCTGTCCTCCTAACTGGGTCCCCAGTGGGGTGTCCATGGCTGGGGAggtcagtgcaatgcagtgtcaggtcCTGCTTCCTTGAGgtacagaggaaggagctgggacttcaagccagagctctgcctggttctgttgaGCACTAACCACAGCGCCCCTGGTTGTCTTGGGCAGTGAGAGTCTGAAAACccacccttcccctgccccccactcccaccctccaAAACATACACCCCATGAGATTCCAGAGATggttctcagagaagaggcacacgttccttcctagagaaacaggaggaccccagggaatcagcccttctctctgatatgctctgaaattcctgggggaattgtgcTCTCAATGACTCCTTACATCCCACCAAGGATTTTAGTGGCAGGGAAGAGCGAGGGTTCAGTCTCCTTTCTGGTGAACTCTTCATCAATCAGGAGTTCTGGGAGGATGGGACCAGCCCCGACACCGAAccttgtcccaatctagagagaccctgacaagttgtgacctgcaggatACAAGCTGCGTCCTGGGAGAAAGAATCCCCTTCTAAAAGCTCTGTGATCAATGACTCAGCTATTCCCCCTGCGCATAATGTCTcaggcccctggggctgggcgggTGGGGCTCATTTGCAAAGCACCACCTGCCCATTGATCGTGACCTGCCTCCTTTCCCTACAGCATGTCAACCTCTGGATCGTGTCCAGGGtgtcccaggagagagccagggccattaggAGCAGCACAGCCCTGCTCAGATATGCAGTCACCCTCCCCgagtttgacgtaagtgacctctgactcCAAGCATAGGCGGGCTGGCTCCAAcgggctgtaggatctgctgatgcaggggctgtgggttcggagtgttcctcttggggaggcagagtcagagcagggaatgagataggcttgagtcaagttcttcttgtcctggttATGTGTTGTCCCTGGGCCTTTAAGGGGATTgccataactataaagggaagggaacaaccctcctgtgtacaatactatgaaacccctcctggccagagacaccaaaatccttttacctttaaagggttaagaagctcaggtaacctggctgacacttgacccaaaggaccaataacaggacaagatactttcaaatcttggtggggggaaggcttttgtttgtgcgcTCTTTGTTTCGGGGATttttcgctcttgggactaagagggaccagacatcaatccaggctctccaaatctttctgaatcagtctctcatatttcaaacttgtaagtaacagccaggcaaggcatgttaggtttatctttgttttctcaacttgtaaatgaaCCTAAGgttagagggggttcctctgggctctttgaatctgattaccctgtaaagttattttccattctgattttacagagatgatttttacctttctttctttaattaaaagccttctttttaagaacctgattgatttttccttgtttttagatccaaagGGGTTGATTCTGCattcaccaggaattggtggggggaaaggagggggaatagttaatttctccttgttttaagatccaagagtttggatcagtgttcaccaggaaattggtggacgagtctctcaaggctacccagggaagggtaaTAGTATTTAGGAGGGAGATATTCTAGGGGGGAAgtagacagagtttccaaatAACTCTTAAATGATTTGGGTGGCAGCagaaaaaccagatctaagctggtaattaagcttagagtttctcatgcaggtccccacatctgtaccctagagttcagagtggggaaggaaccttgacagggacCACGCTCCAGCCACTGCTTGGcatcccaaagcagctcctggctcccttggcagcagagcaaatgaaGAGTTTATCTcgggctcctctccccccagcatctcctgcacagGGGCTAAGGGGAAGGAGCCTTCTGGCCCAGGGGGGACAGGGAtctgacaggaaaatgctgatggagtctcctctcctctctcttccatTAGATCTCAGCAGAGTTCCCTAGGATGGGTCACCATGTGGCACAGTTGGCTCTGTTTGTGAGTGACCCAGACAAGGACATCAGCTGGCATGACAGGGAGGGAACTTATTGGCTGTACCAGCTGCTGCTTGATcagaggggtaaggaacccaCTGGGACACGGAACCCAACAGGGGACTGAGGGTGACCACAGGTGGATAATGGGACCCCAGACAATTTCTctcagcctgaccccagctggagaacaagtctctctctgcctctgttcttctccactccactgggcagccaccaatgggattggaaggaagagaaactgcaaccagaatgatcaaagtgtctctctctctcttccagggctgaCCATACACGAGGCAGGAGATCTGTGGTGCCACGACTGGCACTGGGCTGTAAAAACACAGCCAGGGTGAGGGAGGTAAGGACACTGTGGCAGGGTAGGacacagctcagggagtggggttggctggggtccctgcagtggatgcgtcctggagacaggacaagagGCCAATCCTTATTTCCCGCTCAGAATTCCTCACCCAGCACCCAGTGAGACAGGCTGGTGCTAAAGGTCCCACGTTGGAACCTCGCTAGTTGCTGTGATTTGAGTGTCTTATATGGAGCCGTTGCTACGTGGCATAAGGAGACTCCccgggtgggtgagttaatagaggattatggctctgggtgtctctctgctccttgtccctctgGCTGATCCCCAAGTGTCTGAGAGGAGAGCACTGGGTCAGTCAGTCACTAGTGCTTGATCAGACCCTTGTTTACTTCCCTGCACCctgtagaagcagagaaaggaggtggggtttgcccaattccattgccagtcaggaagcagaatgccCCAACCTGGGAACTGGGTAGGGGACACAGTGAGCTCCAGAGCCAATATGGACCACATGTGCCCTCCTCATGTCTCCACCCGGCCAGGGAATGGCAGAGTATCTGGACCTCAGCCACTGTGCCAAAGAAGCACATTGTCACTGACCCAAGTTGTGACTACTTGCTGCACAAGTAGAAAATCAATCCCTCTCCCGCCCCGTCTCACAGCTGTGGTGAGAACATCCAAACCTTGGAACACACCATAACCCTGTGCCCCCAGACTGGAGTCAAAGGTGAAATGGGTGATTTCCACAACATCACAGAGGAGGCCTTGGAATGGCTCCTGGATCTACAAGTGCATCTACAGAATGCTGCTCTATAGACACCATGTGAGAGAAACTGTGTGAGCTTGTCCTGCCTCCCAcaagctgaattgctgcagcagaagaaaagtttcCTAGGAGTGTCTGTGATGGGGACTGGGACATGAATCTCCTTATCCTGGTCAGGTTGCAGATTGGATTCCCTTTGGCAGAAACCAAGGAGCTGCCCAGGCCATACCCAGCTACTAGAGAAATCACTAATTTGGGGggaatagacctttggtctgtcagctcctaacccctcccccgccccacccacacTCCTCTAGCCACTGAGGTGCAAGAGATCTCGCTGCTGGAAGCAATACAGggtcccctatcatctctgtgTGCTGCACAGCAGAGTGGGCCCTGCTCATCTATATTAGAGATCTATTTCTAGCCCATCATGGCCCCTGCGATAAATTGCCCTCCAGAAAGAGCCACTGGAGGCTTTGGTCCATAAGCATCTGCCACCTTTTAATAAAGGGGCTTCCCTGAGCCATGGGACCCTGAAAGCCTCCTGGGGAATGAACGGCCTTGGCTACAGCAGCTCTCTTaccctccctttggggcaccagacactgaggccattctatctccagggcttggaggcaggctctgggcaaTCTGCCAAAGCCTCGTgtcctgttggttttaggtctttggtAAATTCTTCTCTGAGGGGCAGAGAAAATAGTTCCTCCAGACAGCAATGCTGGTGATCCACGACCCCCTGCTGtgtattagccaggctgggctgctcctcacatactccatcctgggggaagcccagcagctGATGGGGGACAAGGTAAGCAGCGGCATTAGACTCAGGAGACTGGGGCGGGGCCCAGGCCTCATTCCCATCCTATCACCATTTGCTGGCCTGGGAGCAAGGAGCCTAGTGGGGACTTCTGGACTTCATGGACTTGTGTTCTTAGGATGTGATGCTCTGCTCTcactcctgggaagggcaggagagtccccaAAGTGCTCTCtgtgaacctttcctgccccacagagctgcaccCATTTCCCCATGGCCTAGTGTCCATGTCACCCGAGCCACCACCCAGAGTTG encodes:
- the LOC120380340 gene encoding uncharacterized protein LOC120380340, which produces MPMDAAALFQGTPGIQRRRNDETALKVIREQLHRREKVQHEGSSSGSCRPSTPHVLLHRTEGRTRWSRTAERRLWWRGLCTMKPALEPDLESHLLQAALGSVFTLGTEMDAIDIQALHKVMQELLDAVLGNLLAESPDADRLHYILEISAEFPSMGHHVAQLALFVSDPDKDISWQAREGTYQLYQLLLEQRGLTIHETEDLWCHDWHRDSRLLGYKNTAMVGEGTPGIQRRRNDETALNVIREHLQHREKDEGQQLRFPQAIYPACLAAQDRGQDTLEPHCCKAAVVERIVELIEELPKDSPPSAILANSLVAVGNLSTMKPALEPDLESHLLQAALGSVFTLDTEMDAIDIQALHKVMPELLDAVLGNLLAESPDRDRLHYILEHVNLWIVSRVSQERARAIRSSTALLRYAVTLPEFDISAEFPRMGHHVAQLALFVSDPDKDISWHDREGTYWLYQLLLDQRGLTIHEAGDLWCHDWHWAVKTQPG